The following coding sequences lie in one Methanobacterium alcaliphilum genomic window:
- the uvrB gene encoding excinuclease ABC subunit UvrB produces MNKFEIVSDYKPLGDQPKAIKSLVDGINKGFQHQTLLGVTGSGKTFTMANVIEKVQKPTLVISHNKTLAAQLYEEFKEVFPNNAVEYFVSYYDYYQPEAYVPRTDTFIDKEASINEEIDRMRHSTTQSLLSRDDVIVVSSVSCIYGIGSPEDYGEFILSLQIGDSMDREEILSRLIHMQYERGDIDFNRGQFRVRGDVIEINPVHGTTPLRIELFGDEIEAISLIDPLRGKKVQELERTTIFPAKHFVIAEEKVKEALKDIEKELEERLIILRSQNKLVEAQRLEQRTRFDLEMLKEMGYCPGIENYSLHLSGRKWGETPYTLLKYFPDNFLTIIDESHVTVPQIRGMYNGDRARKETLVDYGFRLPSAMENRPLQFHEFENIVDQVVYVSATPAQYELERSLNVVEQIIRPTGLVDPEVIVRPVKGQVDDLLSEVRKRVEKNQRILVTTLTKRMAEDLTDYYAKIGIKVRYLHSEIDTLERIEIIDDLRRGEFDCLVGVNLLREGLDLPEVSLVAILDADKEGFLRSKTSLIQTIGRAARNVEGQVLIYADELTESVKSAVDITNHRRKLQIEYNEKNNITPRSVIRTLKEKKEKEKVDLGDISDIKKVPKDELRLLIKDLEKDMQKAAADLDFEQAAKIRDKLMVLKGVSK; encoded by the coding sequence ATGAATAAATTTGAAATAGTATCAGATTATAAACCGCTTGGTGATCAGCCAAAAGCAATAAAATCTCTGGTAGATGGCATCAATAAAGGTTTTCAACACCAGACTCTTTTAGGTGTCACCGGGTCTGGTAAAACTTTTACCATGGCTAATGTAATTGAAAAGGTTCAAAAACCTACTCTTGTTATTTCGCATAATAAAACTTTAGCTGCGCAGCTGTATGAAGAATTTAAAGAAGTTTTTCCAAACAATGCCGTAGAATATTTTGTGAGTTATTATGACTACTACCAACCCGAAGCTTATGTTCCTAGAACTGATACATTTATAGACAAAGAGGCGTCTATTAACGAAGAAATAGATCGTATGCGCCATTCAACCACACAATCTTTATTATCAAGAGACGATGTCATTGTGGTATCCAGTGTTTCATGTATATATGGTATAGGATCTCCAGAAGACTACGGTGAGTTTATTCTTTCCCTACAAATAGGGGATAGTATGGATCGGGAAGAAATACTCTCCCGTTTAATTCATATGCAGTATGAAAGAGGAGATATAGATTTTAACAGAGGCCAGTTTCGTGTAAGAGGGGATGTAATTGAAATTAATCCAGTTCACGGTACCACCCCCCTGCGAATTGAATTATTTGGGGATGAGATTGAAGCCATTTCATTAATTGATCCATTAAGAGGTAAGAAAGTTCAGGAATTAGAACGTACAACTATATTTCCCGCAAAACACTTTGTAATTGCAGAAGAAAAAGTTAAAGAAGCATTAAAAGATATTGAAAAAGAACTGGAAGAGAGATTAATCATCTTAAGATCTCAAAATAAATTAGTAGAAGCCCAGCGTTTAGAACAAAGAACACGTTTTGATCTGGAAATGCTTAAAGAAATGGGTTATTGTCCTGGAATTGAAAATTATTCTCTCCATCTTAGTGGGCGTAAGTGGGGAGAAACACCATATACTTTATTAAAATATTTTCCTGATAATTTTTTAACCATAATTGACGAGTCACATGTAACTGTACCTCAAATTAGGGGGATGTACAATGGTGATCGAGCTCGTAAGGAAACTTTAGTGGATTATGGTTTCAGATTACCTTCAGCAATGGAAAATAGACCCTTACAATTCCATGAATTTGAAAATATAGTTGATCAAGTAGTCTATGTTTCCGCAACTCCTGCCCAGTATGAATTAGAACGCAGCTTGAATGTAGTGGAACAGATTATCAGACCGACAGGTTTAGTGGATCCTGAAGTAATTGTACGCCCGGTTAAGGGACAGGTTGATGATTTATTATCTGAAGTTAGAAAGAGGGTGGAAAAAAACCAGAGAATACTGGTAACAACATTAACCAAGCGTATGGCTGAAGACCTTACAGATTATTATGCTAAAATAGGTATAAAAGTTAGATATCTCCACTCAGAAATTGATACTTTAGAGAGAATTGAAATTATTGATGATTTAAGACGAGGAGAATTTGATTGCCTGGTGGGAGTAAACCTCTTAAGAGAGGGATTAGATCTTCCAGAAGTTTCTCTGGTAGCTATTTTAGATGCAGATAAAGAAGGATTTCTAAGATCAAAAACCTCATTAATACAAACTATAGGTCGTGCGGCTCGAAATGTCGAAGGTCAGGTATTGATTTATGCCGACGAACTGACTGAATCTGTAAAATCGGCAGTGGATATTACCAATCACCGTAGAAAACTACAAATTGAGTACAATGAGAAGAATAATATCACTCCTCGCAGTGTAATACGTACCCTTAAAGAGAAAAAAGAAAAGGAAAAAGTGGATCTTGGAGATATCAGTGATATTAAGAAAGTACCGAAAGATGAGTTAAGGCTTTTAATAAAAGATTTAGAAAAAGATATGCAAAAAGCAGCAGCCGATCTTGATTTTGAACAGGCTGCAAAAATAAGGGATAAACTAATGGTACTAAAAGGTGTATCAAAGTAA
- a CDS encoding M42 family metallopeptidase, which produces MIKLMKKLSDVPGISGFEEEVRKLITEELKDNVDTIEQDRLGNIIAFKKGDPEYPNVMLAAHMDEIGLMVRHIDKKGFMKFSKIGAINDQMLLNQVVYVYGKKGPILGVIGSKPPHRMKAAERKKITSYEDMFIDIGASSREEASKMVSVGDSVIFKNEFTELPNSLITGKALDNRIGCLIMIETLKRAKSKANIYGVGTVQEEVGLKGAKTSAFKINPDIALALDVTIAGDHPGMKEDEAPAKIGKGPAIILTDASGRGIITHPKIKEWLISASEENKIPVQLEVSEGGTTDATAIHLTREGIPSGVVSVPTRYIHTTVSIASMEDIEETINLLVNALENL; this is translated from the coding sequence ATGATAAAATTGATGAAAAAACTTTCAGATGTTCCAGGTATATCTGGATTCGAAGAAGAAGTTCGGAAACTAATCACTGAAGAATTAAAAGACAATGTTGACACAATAGAGCAAGATAGGCTTGGAAATATCATCGCTTTTAAAAAAGGAGACCCTGAATATCCTAATGTCATGCTAGCTGCCCACATGGATGAAATTGGTTTGATGGTAAGGCATATTGATAAAAAAGGTTTCATGAAATTCTCAAAAATAGGGGCAATTAATGATCAAATGCTATTAAACCAGGTTGTATATGTCTATGGAAAAAAAGGCCCGATTCTGGGTGTCATTGGATCCAAACCACCTCACCGAATGAAAGCAGCTGAGAGGAAGAAAATAACTAGCTATGAAGACATGTTTATTGATATAGGTGCATCATCTCGTGAAGAAGCCAGTAAAATGGTCAGTGTTGGGGATTCAGTTATATTTAAAAATGAGTTTACAGAACTACCTAATTCGTTAATCACTGGTAAAGCACTGGATAATAGAATTGGTTGTTTGATCATGATAGAAACTTTAAAAAGAGCAAAATCAAAAGCTAATATTTATGGCGTAGGTACAGTGCAAGAGGAAGTCGGACTTAAGGGGGCTAAAACTTCTGCATTTAAGATTAATCCAGATATTGCACTTGCCCTTGATGTGACCATTGCCGGCGATCATCCTGGAATGAAAGAAGATGAAGCTCCAGCTAAAATAGGAAAAGGACCTGCAATTATCCTTACTGATGCAAGTGGTAGGGGAATTATAACTCATCCTAAAATTAAAGAATGGTTAATTTCAGCTTCAGAAGAAAACAAAATTCCAGTTCAATTAGAAGTTAGTGAGGGTGGAACTACCGATGCAACTGCCATACACCTTACCCGAGAAGGTATTCCTTCGGGAGTTGTCTCAGTCCCTACTCGATATATCCATACCACAGTAAGCATTGCCAGTATGGAAGATATTGAAGAAACCATTAATTTGTTGGTAAATGCATTGGAAAATCTTTAA
- a CDS encoding 4-phosphopantoate--beta-alanine ligase: protein MIPKDHPRYQSLLLREKIVIAHQNGILAESGMIAHGRGEAFDYLIGEKTSAPAKKAIKAAAAALLVAENPVLSVNGNTAALASRNMVNLAKTIPAKIEINLFYRTPERVEAVKNVLEKSGAEEILGTEDEDLKHVDNIKSPRSTASPEGIFTADVVLVPLEDGDRAEILVNSGKKIITIDLNPLSRTAQKSSITIVDNIVRAIPLIKKETKKLKNEDPRILKKIIKEFDNKKNLDESLTIITPK from the coding sequence ATGATTCCAAAAGATCATCCTCGTTATCAATCACTATTACTAAGAGAAAAAATTGTCATTGCTCACCAAAATGGCATCCTTGCAGAGTCAGGAATGATTGCTCATGGGAGAGGAGAAGCATTTGATTATCTTATTGGGGAAAAAACAAGTGCCCCTGCAAAAAAAGCCATAAAAGCAGCTGCTGCAGCATTATTAGTTGCTGAAAATCCTGTTCTATCTGTTAATGGAAATACGGCAGCATTGGCATCCCGAAATATGGTGAATTTAGCCAAAACAATACCTGCTAAAATAGAAATAAATCTTTTTTATAGAACTCCAGAAAGAGTTGAAGCAGTAAAAAATGTTTTAGAAAAATCCGGAGCAGAAGAGATATTGGGTACTGAAGATGAAGATTTAAAACACGTGGATAATATAAAAAGTCCCAGATCAACTGCCAGTCCAGAGGGCATATTCACAGCAGATGTAGTTCTGGTACCGTTAGAAGATGGCGATCGTGCAGAAATACTAGTCAATAGTGGGAAAAAGATTATAACTATTGATTTAAATCCCCTCTCAAGGACAGCACAAAAATCATCCATAACTATTGTTGATAACATTGTAAGAGCCATTCCATTAATAAAAAAAGAGACTAAGAAACTTAAAAATGAAGACCCGCGTATTTTAAAGAAAATTATAAAAGAATTTGATAATAAAAAAAATCTTGATGAATCTTTAACTATAATTACACCTAAATAA
- a CDS encoding AAA family ATPase: MKVIGVSGMPGSGKGVVSQIAHRMGMRIIRMGDVIRDEAKKRNEDVGKTAVTLRKEFGDYIVAEKCVEKIKLEQSKADSNVIFMIEGIRSPYELDIFRNNFNEFIIISVFSNPKTRFKRLKRRKRSDDFSEFSEFQKRDKRELCFGIGEVIATSDYLIVNEGPLWRFKNQVKRILRHQNKNVNDETI, encoded by the coding sequence ATGAAAGTGATTGGAGTTTCAGGAATGCCCGGATCAGGAAAAGGCGTGGTCTCTCAGATTGCCCATAGAATGGGTATGCGAATCATTAGAATGGGGGATGTTATCCGGGATGAAGCTAAAAAAAGGAATGAAGATGTGGGTAAAACCGCTGTAACTTTAAGAAAAGAGTTTGGAGATTACATAGTTGCTGAAAAATGCGTTGAAAAAATCAAATTAGAACAGTCAAAAGCAGATAGTAATGTAATCTTCATGATCGAGGGAATTAGAAGTCCATATGAGTTAGATATTTTTAGAAATAATTTTAATGAATTCATAATTATCTCAGTATTTTCCAATCCAAAAACCAGATTTAAACGATTAAAGAGGAGAAAACGATCAGATGATTTTTCAGAATTCTCTGAATTTCAAAAGCGGGATAAAAGAGAGTTATGCTTTGGCATTGGTGAAGTGATTGCTACTTCTGATTACTTAATTGTTAACGAAGGCCCTCTGTGGCGCTTCAAAAACCAGGTAAAACGAATTCTTCGCCACCAAAACAAAAATGTGAATGATGAAACAATATAG
- the uvrC gene encoding excinuclease ABC subunit UvrC, producing MSTRVNNPDDLPNKPGVYIMKDKQDNIIYVGKSISLKKRVKSYFKEYHDTPKTTVMMGQFNSLEYIITDTEKEALILEANLIKKHRPRYNIRLKDDKRYPYVKITNEDFPRILITRHISNDSAHYFGPFTDATSVRKTVRFVKSLFKIRNCKRMEGPCLNSQIDLCHAPCDNKISKAEYQKLIENIDLFFQGKYGEVMETLLSEMNEAAAEHNFERAAVTRDQINSIKEIMEHQNVAFTDNLDQDVIAGSIDKSTACIVVFSVREGKIVGKDDFLMAGFEKSSPKEILSAFIKQYYANPRYVPGEILLQDNIHDQQLVEEWLSDIKGSSVEITVPTDGVKFRLVRMVTKNADIIRNQKKQIKNALIDLKKYLKLPTIPHIIEGFDVSNISGKSAVGSMVTFHEALPKKGKYRRYNLKTPGPDDYGMMRELLNRRYKKLIDESDEIPDLILVDGGKGQLNVACEVLKELNLEKIPVMGLAKEFEYIFIPQMEEPIILPPNSESLFLLQRIRDEAHRFAVSYHRQVRSKNIDHSELDEIKGVGLQRKMNLLRHFGDLDTIKKATKDELIQVKGITKTVAQSIYNHFH from the coding sequence TTGTCCACACGTGTCAATAATCCTGATGATCTTCCAAATAAGCCCGGCGTATATATAATGAAAGATAAACAGGACAATATTATTTATGTAGGTAAATCTATTTCTCTTAAAAAAAGAGTAAAGTCTTATTTTAAAGAATATCATGACACACCCAAGACTACAGTTATGATGGGGCAGTTCAATAGCCTGGAATACATAATAACCGATACTGAAAAAGAAGCCCTTATTTTAGAAGCTAATCTTATAAAAAAACACCGGCCCCGATATAATATTCGTTTAAAAGATGATAAAAGATATCCGTACGTTAAAATAACAAATGAAGATTTTCCCAGAATATTAATTACTAGACACATCTCAAATGACAGTGCTCATTATTTTGGACCATTCACTGATGCAACATCCGTTAGAAAAACTGTTAGATTTGTTAAATCACTTTTTAAAATTCGAAATTGTAAAAGAATGGAAGGACCATGTTTAAACAGTCAAATAGATCTCTGTCATGCGCCCTGCGATAATAAAATATCAAAAGCAGAATATCAGAAATTAATTGAGAATATCGATCTATTTTTCCAAGGTAAATATGGTGAAGTTATGGAAACCCTTCTAAGTGAAATGAATGAAGCCGCAGCAGAGCATAATTTTGAAAGAGCAGCAGTTACTAGAGATCAGATAAATTCAATCAAAGAGATAATGGAACACCAAAATGTTGCTTTTACAGATAACCTAGATCAGGATGTTATTGCAGGTTCTATTGATAAAAGTACCGCTTGTATTGTGGTTTTTTCAGTTCGAGAAGGAAAAATCGTTGGTAAAGACGATTTCCTGATGGCAGGATTTGAAAAATCGTCCCCTAAAGAAATATTGTCTGCTTTCATTAAGCAGTACTATGCAAATCCACGATATGTGCCTGGTGAAATCCTTTTACAGGATAATATTCATGATCAGCAACTGGTAGAAGAATGGTTATCTGATATAAAAGGTTCTAGTGTAGAAATTACAGTTCCCACCGACGGTGTAAAATTTAGACTGGTGAGAATGGTAACAAAAAACGCAGATATTATTCGGAACCAGAAAAAACAGATCAAAAATGCTTTAATTGATTTGAAAAAGTATTTAAAGCTCCCTACTATCCCCCATATAATTGAAGGTTTTGATGTTTCAAATATTTCTGGAAAATCAGCAGTGGGTTCAATGGTCACATTTCATGAAGCTTTACCAAAGAAAGGGAAGTATAGACGTTATAATTTGAAAACTCCTGGACCGGATGATTACGGGATGATGCGTGAACTATTAAATCGAAGATATAAAAAATTAATTGATGAAAGTGATGAAATCCCCGATCTTATCCTAGTTGACGGTGGAAAAGGACAGTTGAATGTGGCTTGTGAAGTTTTAAAAGAATTGAATCTGGAAAAAATTCCAGTAATGGGGCTGGCTAAGGAATTTGAATATATTTTTATCCCTCAAATGGAAGAACCTATAATTCTACCCCCTAATTCTGAATCGTTATTCCTCCTGCAAAGGATTAGGGACGAAGCCCACCGGTTTGCAGTTTCATATCACCGCCAAGTCAGGTCAAAAAATATTGATCATTCTGAACTTGATGAAATTAAGGGTGTGGGACTCCAAAGGAAAATGAATCTTTTAAGACACTTTGGAGATCTAGATACAATAAAAAAAGCTACAAAAGACGAATTAATTCAAGTAAAAGGCATAACTAAAACCGTGGCACAATCAATATATAATCACTTTCATTAA
- a CDS encoding methanogen output domain 1-containing protein — MADTSLLVVEDESIVAMDIKHRAEGLGYNVLGIASSGEEAIEKTEKTRPDLILMDIVLKGKMDGVEAAQIIRDKFDIPVVYLTAYSDEKTLGRAKLTGPFGYIIKPFEDRELHSAVEVALYKHKMDSKLKESEERYRALFESSPDPILLLDTDGKINFMNHRVETLLGIRRKKVIGNSLLTLSKWGFIDEVTVKKYLELIPIILSEGRIDSFEMNIIDKNKDSFYFETYSTLLTSEEKGSIIQLIGHDITSRVEAEKQKVELVREKARVELYGFVVSAVPVFASSIPPQLRNTIIKNFADRFEQNVRPNFYKEMARIGLLNQIKENTEENKTEIFDAYLSWLKELLSNLGIQTKVKTNHSKYKLEFITFPWIDEARKNPIFSLIFRAMIIRSFTWTGLKGNVTQTSSLLEGSKNIQFEFHLPH; from the coding sequence ATGGCTGATACAAGTTTGCTGGTTGTAGAAGATGAAAGTATTGTGGCCATGGATATTAAGCATCGCGCAGAAGGGCTGGGATATAATGTATTAGGAATAGCCTCCTCAGGAGAAGAAGCTATTGAAAAGACTGAAAAAACCAGGCCTGATTTAATATTAATGGATATCGTCTTAAAAGGGAAAATGGATGGTGTTGAGGCAGCTCAAATAATAAGAGATAAATTTGATATTCCCGTTGTATATTTAACTGCATATTCCGATGAAAAAACATTGGGAAGAGCAAAACTTACAGGCCCATTTGGATATATTATAAAACCATTTGAGGACAGGGAACTTCACAGTGCAGTTGAAGTTGCTCTTTATAAACACAAAATGGATAGTAAACTTAAAGAAAGTGAAGAAAGATATCGGGCGTTATTTGAATCTTCACCAGACCCTATTCTTTTACTGGACACTGATGGTAAAATTAATTTCATGAATCATCGCGTTGAAACTCTTTTAGGAATACGCCGAAAAAAAGTTATCGGAAATTCTTTATTAACCCTATCTAAATGGGGATTTATTGATGAAGTTACTGTGAAAAAATACCTTGAATTAATTCCTATAATCCTCAGTGAAGGTAGAATAGATAGTTTTGAGATGAATATTATAGATAAAAATAAGGATTCTTTTTACTTTGAAACTTATTCTACATTACTAACTTCTGAAGAAAAAGGCTCAATTATTCAATTAATAGGCCACGATATAACTTCTAGAGTAGAAGCAGAAAAACAAAAAGTAGAATTAGTACGTGAAAAAGCACGAGTCGAATTATATGGATTTGTAGTGAGTGCTGTTCCCGTTTTTGCTTCATCTATTCCCCCTCAACTTAGAAATACAATAATAAAAAATTTTGCTGATCGCTTTGAACAGAATGTTAGACCTAATTTTTACAAAGAAATGGCTCGTATTGGTTTACTTAATCAGATTAAAGAAAATACTGAGGAAAATAAAACTGAAATATTTGATGCATATCTATCCTGGTTAAAAGAATTACTTTCCAACCTCGGTATTCAAACGAAAGTTAAAACCAATCATTCTAAATATAAACTGGAATTTATTACTTTTCCATGGATCGATGAGGCTCGAAAAAATCCCATATTCTCTCTCATATTTAGAGCTATGATTATTAGAAGCTTCACCTGGACTGGACTTAAAGGAAATGTCACTCAAACTTCAAGCCTGCTCGAAGGATCTAAAAACATTCAATTTGAATTCCATTTACCTCATTAA
- a CDS encoding ATPase domain-containing protein → MTLLERIKTGINGLDNLMSGFPKGRSVLITGDAGSGKTIFGLQFAISSCKQGYKTAYITTEEDDEDLERQCRSFNWDTQSLIDKGTLKFIELAGLRAKVTEAEMNIGVDAIKGNFEKLIHEISPDVKVVIIDSMGSHTAKLTPYEFRDRFDLLIYELKQKGITSMIILDSATSREFNELALFSVYGAIKLLKRENPYTGRRERVMDIVKMRSTKTPIEFVAYEINDNGIETVDQMESEEEDF, encoded by the coding sequence GTGACTTTGTTAGAGAGGATAAAAACTGGAATAAATGGATTAGATAACTTAATGAGTGGTTTTCCAAAAGGAAGATCTGTTTTAATAACAGGAGACGCAGGTTCTGGAAAAACTATTTTTGGATTGCAATTTGCAATTAGTAGCTGTAAACAGGGCTATAAAACAGCGTACATTACCACTGAAGAGGATGATGAAGACTTAGAAAGGCAATGCAGATCATTTAATTGGGATACACAATCCCTAATTGACAAAGGAACTTTAAAATTCATCGAACTTGCGGGTCTGCGAGCCAAAGTAACTGAAGCAGAAATGAATATTGGTGTAGATGCTATAAAAGGAAACTTTGAAAAACTCATCCATGAAATTTCGCCAGATGTTAAAGTAGTGATAATTGATAGTATGGGCAGCCATACTGCAAAATTGACTCCCTATGAATTCAGAGACCGTTTTGATCTTTTAATTTATGAACTAAAACAAAAAGGCATTACATCCATGATAATATTAGATAGTGCTACTTCACGGGAATTCAATGAATTAGCTTTATTTTCTGTTTATGGTGCGATTAAACTATTAAAACGGGAAAACCCATATACTGGAAGGCGTGAAAGAGTAATGGATATTGTAAAAATGAGAAGTACAAAAACACCTATTGAATTTGTAGCCTATGAAATCAATGATAATGGTATAGAAACTGTTGATCAAATGGAAAGTGAAGAAGAAGATTTCTAA